From the genome of Alosa sapidissima isolate fAloSap1 chromosome 14, fAloSap1.pri, whole genome shotgun sequence, one region includes:
- the oaz2b gene encoding LOW QUALITY PROTEIN: ornithine decarboxylase antizyme 2b (The sequence of the model RefSeq protein was modified relative to this genomic sequence to represent the inferred CDS: deleted 1 base in 1 codon): MLDAEESPVLLSSAPVLCWTRHQTPGPLWCSDAPHPQVKIPGGRGNGRDHSINVILYKDAKLTVTQLTSANSTSCVLLFQYQVNEQACWCWETVLASCSLFLGVSEGALPEGSKEGLTSLLEFAEDKLNVSQVFVWFNKNREDLMCLTKTFYYMGFEMVKPGHPLVPSQPDLLFMVYNIEPSHCGEE; encoded by the exons ATGCTTGACGCAGAGGAAAG TCCTGTGCTGTTGAGTTCGGCCCCAGTGCTGTGCTGGACCAGGCACCAGACCCCAGGGCCTCTGTGGTGCTCC GATGCCCCTCACCCACAGGTGAAGATCCCGGGTGGGCGAGGGAATGGCAGGGATCACTCTATCAATGTTATCCTTTATAAG GATGCAAAGCTGACCGTGACGCAGCTGACCTCTGCAAACAGCACGTCCTGTGTCCTGCTCTTTCAGTACCAGGTGAACGAGCAGGCCTGCTGGTGCTGGGAGACCGTCCTCGCCTCATGCAGTCTCTTCCTGGGTGTCTCGGAGGGGGCCCTCCCAGAGGGCAGTAAAGAAGG TCTCACCAGTCTCCTGGAGTTTGCCGAAGACAAGCTGAATGTTAGCCAAGTGTTTGTGTGGTTCAATAAGAACAGGGAGGACTTAA TGTGTCTAACCAAAACATTCTACTACATGGGCTTTGAGATGGTAAAGCCTGGTCATCCGCTGGTTCCATCTCAGCCTGACCTCCTCTTCATGGTCTACAACATTGAGCCCAGCCACTGTGGTGAAGAGTGA